In Flavobacterium endoglycinae, one DNA window encodes the following:
- a CDS encoding AMP-binding protein, with protein sequence MGLYDLIQKNKKLNFIDADTKVVKTFNDIHKSLDIEDLRAVVFIYNDNQLPAIEAFLNFYQKKYTVALLNSGLHPEFKQNLEKEYKPAYIFDPSRTVVEEYDIKQVSKDISVFKRNEIRLYPIHGDVKLLMSTSGTTGSPKFVKISDDNLVQNALSIMEYMPITEHDIVPLNVPINFVYGFSIFTTNCIKAKTIVCTERDVLQKEFWSDLAEYGYSTLSGVPYFYELLQRFGFFKKDTPSVRYFTHTGGMLNQELANVISNYTHIYNKQFFAQYGQTEASGRMAFLPPNDFKTKGTSIGFPVKNGRFEIDENTGELIYYGPNVSGGYANNIFDLQHYDHTDKLYTGDLAEKDELGYYHIKGRIKRIMKLFGVRLNLDEVEVLLKNQLGGQTFICISVQDKYIGVIHQDPSLQRETITQVIKEKLGLHASSIKNYYFDEVPLTVNGKVDYPAINKYINENENSFAAAKTVVG encoded by the coding sequence CAAAAAAATAAAAAATTAAATTTTATAGATGCAGACACCAAGGTTGTTAAAACGTTTAACGATATACACAAATCTTTAGATATTGAAGATCTGCGTGCCGTGGTTTTCATTTACAATGACAATCAGCTGCCGGCAATTGAAGCGTTTTTGAATTTTTATCAAAAAAAGTACACAGTGGCGCTGCTTAATTCGGGGCTGCATCCTGAGTTTAAACAAAACCTGGAAAAGGAATACAAACCAGCTTATATCTTCGATCCGTCTAGAACGGTTGTTGAAGAATATGATATAAAGCAGGTTTCTAAAGACATTTCCGTTTTTAAAAGAAACGAAATTCGCCTTTACCCTATTCATGGTGACGTTAAACTTTTAATGAGTACATCCGGAACCACAGGGTCGCCTAAATTTGTTAAGATCTCAGATGATAATCTGGTACAGAATGCTTTATCGATCATGGAGTACATGCCAATAACGGAACACGATATTGTTCCGTTAAATGTGCCCATTAATTTTGTGTATGGTTTTTCGATTTTTACAACAAACTGCATAAAAGCAAAAACAATTGTCTGTACTGAGAGAGATGTGCTTCAAAAAGAATTCTGGTCAGATCTTGCCGAATACGGCTATTCGACCTTAAGTGGTGTTCCTTATTTTTACGAGTTACTGCAGCGTTTTGGTTTCTTCAAAAAAGACACGCCTTCTGTTCGTTATTTCACCCATACGGGAGGAATGCTGAATCAGGAACTGGCAAACGTCATTTCAAATTATACCCACATTTACAACAAACAGTTTTTTGCTCAATATGGACAAACGGAAGCCAGCGGCAGAATGGCTTTTTTACCGCCAAACGATTTTAAGACCAAAGGAACATCAATTGGATTTCCGGTGAAAAATGGAAGATTTGAAATTGATGAAAACACAGGAGAACTTATTTATTACGGCCCTAATGTTTCCGGAGGTTATGCCAACAACATTTTCGATCTACAGCATTACGATCATACTGACAAATTGTATACCGGCGATCTGGCGGAAAAAGATGAATTGGGCTACTATCACATTAAAGGACGTATTAAACGCATCATGAAATTATTTGGTGTCCGCTTAAACCTTGATGAAGTAGAGGTTTTACTTAAAAATCAATTGGGCGGACAAACCTTTATCTGTATAAGCGTTCAGGACAAATATATTGGTGTGATACATCAGGATCCTTCTTTGCAGCGTGAAACCATAACACAGGTAATAAAAGAAAAACTGGGATTACATGCCAGTTCTATAAAAAACTATTATTTCGATGAAGTACCCCTCACTGTCAACGGTAAAGTCGATTATCCGGCTATAAACAAATACATCAACGAAAACGAAAATTCATTTGCAGCTGCCAAAACAGTTGTCGGGTAA